In Paenibacillus xylanilyticus, the genomic window CCCGCGCCGACAGCGACAGTTGCCGCACCCAGCGATTGATTTTTATCTACATAGGAACCATAAGTCACCAGGATACCCATCCCGAGCGACAGGGAGAAAAAGGCATGTCCAAGTGCAACCAGCGCTGATTCAGTCGTAAGCTGCGAGAAATCGGGATTCAGGAAAAAGGAAACTCCTGCACCTGCTCCAGGCAGAGTCACTGCCCGAATCATCAGGATAATGAGCAGAACCAGCATGGCTGGAATCAGTACCTTGTTGAATTTCTCAATTCCGTTGGATACCCCTTTGGCTACAATCCAGCCTGTAATCAGTACGGAAATCAGCTGCCACATGATCGGCAGATACCCGCCTACAAAGGAACCAAACTGCCCGGCATAATCCGGATTATCAAACAATGTACCGCTAAAAGAGGTCACAGCGTACTGCAGCGTCCAGCCTGCAATAATAACGTAGAAGGAAAGGATGATAAACGGTGTCAGTACTTGCAGTAATCCTGCAGCAAGCCAGCCCTTATGTCCACCAGCCTTGATAAATGCCGTAGCGGCGCTGCCTCTGCCACTGCGTCCGATGGCAAGCTCTGCAAGCAGAACGGGCAGACCAATCAGCAATAGACAGACGATGAAGAGCAGGAAAAACGCAGCTCCTCCATTTTCCCCCGTAATATAGGGGAATTTCCACATGTTACCCAGACCAACGGAACTACCGATGGCGGCTAGGATAAACCCGGCGCGTGAGAAGCGCTCACCTTTGCCAGTATTGTCTTGCTCCAGGTTTGACTTACTAAAATTCATCGTATCTACTCCATCACTTTAAAGTTTTCCCGTAATTATATAACACTCCTCGTGTCAGGTCATTCGAAAATCGAAATTAATCGAAATGTTATTTATTTACATTCGAGAGAGAGGTTTATTTTTATTAAATATTCACTACATTTCAGTATGGGATAAATTCAGACAGTCCAACCCCTTGCATTATATTAAACATAATAAAGACTTCCGATAACCTTCCAAAATACTGTTTTTGGTTACAAAAAAGGATTACGCTCGCCACCCCCGTGGCAGCAACGTAATCCATTTTTTTGATCTGTAGTTTAGTTCGATCTGATCTCAAGCAACTCATATTTGATAACACCCATCGGTGCATTGACATGAATGACGCTGCCTACTTCTTTGCCCATGATCTCCTTGCCGAGCGGGCTTTCGTAGGAAATTTTGTTATTTGCCACATCGGCCTCAGCTGGGCCAACCAGTTGATATTCAATCTTTTCTGCAAATTCAATATCATTCAGCAGCACGATTGAGCCAATGCTCACCTTGTTGGAGTCGATATTATCTGAACTTATCACTCTGGCCTTGGTCAGCATCTTCTCCAGAATCAAAATGCGGGTTTCCATAAATGCCTGATCATCTTTGGCTGAATGATACTCACTATTTTCCTTCAGGTCACCGTAACTGATCGCAAGCTTCAGACGCTCAGCCAACTCTTTACGCTTCACCGTCTTCAATTCCCTCAGTTCGTCCTCCAGCTTTTCCAAGCCTTCCTGTGTCAAAATTACTTCATCATTAGCCATTTTTCCATCTCCTAATCCTGCTTTCTATCTATATTCTAACCTATATCCACTCCAAACGGTTAACATACCCCCGAAAAAAGAATTTCATCCTCCATTATATAGATGCGGTCTGAATTGTACCGGTACAATCTGAGGAAATGTGAGTATCCATTTTCACTTGTCACTTCTACAATAAAATCATGGCCTTTTCGCTTCCTTTAAGAATGGCCGACTAAACGACTTGAGGTGATTCCGCTTGAACACAATGACAGATTCAGAACTGAAGTCCTATCTGAAACGAATCCACATTGATGATATTAAACCGCCAACATTGGAATTTTTGTCAGAACTTCATCGTGCACATGTACAATACCTTTCATGGCAAACGATAGATATCTTTACAGGGCGCCCGGAAGCAATCGATCTTGCCAATTCAGTCCAACTTGTCCTGCAAGGACGCAGCGGGTACTGCTTCCATCTCAATGGTGCATTCAGTGTCCTGCTTCGTTCGCTCGGCTATGAAGTACAGTGGCATCGTGCGGGAGTGCAGCCCCATGGCGAGCAGCCGCGTGTGAATTCGTTCCATCTTGGGCTGTCCGTCCTCCTACCTGAAGCTGGTCCTGAGACCGAACGCTGGCTCGTCGATGTTGGCCTGGGTGGCATGCCCTTCGAGCCTCTGCCACTTCGTTATGAGGTTTATGGAGAGACTCCTTTCACCTACAACTTAACCTCATCCAGCGTTGCTTCTGAGGGATGGCGGCTTGAATACGAACCTCATGGACCCAGTGAGGGCGTAGACTATGCTCCAGAGGTGCTCCATACCCTGGATGAGTTTATCCCCAAACATCATTTCTACAGTCAATCGGCCGAATCGCCATGGCATCAGGTTTTCCTGCTTCGCCAGAGGGATGCCGCGGCCAGCAACGAGCTGCGTGGATGCATGCTGCGAACCCATACTGCTGAAGGCATTCATAAAACCGAAATACAGAGCTATACCGATTGGAGAGAGCTGCTGGATGGAGTCTTTCATGAACCGTTGGTACGCTACAGTGAGCCGGAGCGCGTGGAGATGTGGGAACGCATTCGAGCCGGGCATGAGGAGTGGAAGAGAACGCAACAGCTGTAAAACAGGAGCGAAGACTCAACGAAGGACTAAGGAATATAAAGGGGATTCTGCTGAACATGCCGAATATCTCCTCAGGTGATAAATGATGATAAACATTCAAGTTCTGCGCATTCCTGAGGAAATCCCCAATAAATTTTGGAATTCGCTCCTCTCGCTCGTCTCGGCTGAGCGGCGGCAGCAAGCGGCACGTTTTGTCCATCAGGCCGATGCCTATCGTTCAGTGCTTGGGGAGGCGCTGGCTCGTGTGACATTGGGCAAATGGACTGGTGCGAGACCAGGCGAGCTTGTCTTTATCCGCAATACATACGGTAAGCCTTCACTTATCAGCCATCCTGAACTGCCTTTCAATGTATCCCATTCCGGTGATTGGGTTGCCGTCATTTCAGGGGGTCATGCTCCACTCGGTGTGGATGTAGAGAAAATATCCACCATCGACATGAAAATTGCCGAACGTTTCTTCTCTCCATTGGAGAGCCGGATGCTGGCAGCAGAGCCCGCAGAACAGCAGCTGGAAACCTTTTATCGGCTGTGGACGCTGAAAGAAAGTTATATCAAGGCCATCGGTATGGGGTTATCAATGCCGCTAGACTCCTTTTCCATGCTGCGTGGCATGGACGGACTCTGGTATTGTCCCGAAGCACCGACGTATCAATTCTTCAGCCAGCGTCTGGATGAGGGATATATGCTGGCAGCGACCGGTTCCGCTGCAATGGAACTGCCAACCCAGCCTGATGTGATTACGATTGAGGAGTTGTATTCATCACTACTGTGAAGATAGTTAATAGTAGATATGTAGAAACACCAAAATCCCTGGCAAATTAGCCAGAGATTTTTGATATTTATTTATACTGATAATGGCCTTGGGATGCAGCCGGAGTCTCATCCGCCAGCCTCTTGGACCACACCTGGCATCCCCGTTTCATCACAGAGGCTTAGTGGCTTCAGGTCCGTCCACTGCTCCGCAATGTAATCAAGACACACCCGGCGTTTTGCCTTGCCCAGCATCTGGGTCCAGCCTGCAGGGATTGGAATGGTTGCGGGCCAGAGCGAATACTGCCCTTCCTCATTCATTAATACCAGATAATTGCTGTCTTCCTGTTCAAAAGGGTTGCTCATCAGCTTATCCTCCTATTTAAGATGAACTTGGCGCTGGTTCAGTATCTCCAGCTTGGCCATCAGCGTCCGGCATATTTCAGCCAGTGGTCCAGGCTGGCAGAGATCCTTGTGACGGCAGGCAATATCATGCCTTTCCATTTGGCCTCCAATATAGGCATTCCACATCTCTGGTTCAATGGGATCAAACCAGTCCGGAATGACGGTAGAACGGAAGAAAATCAGATCCCCTTCGAACCGGGAAGGCGTGTACGCCTCCAGAATCTGGACAGAATTTTCATACGTTTTCCGCAGCTTCATGATCGTCTCCTCATCCAGAGTGGCCAGCGCACTTCCTTCACTGCGCAGAATACGCATGGCTGCAGCCATATCCAGCGGACCTTCCCCAATACTGTCCGGATCATATCCACCAAGGGCAAGCAAGGCAGTCAGGGCTTCTTCCTCATCCGGTTCCCCGCGAATCGGAAGATAATGACTCGGATAAGCGTCCAGCATGGCAAGAAACTCTACCTCTTCCCCTTCCGACTGAAGCTGTACGGCCATGGCCTGAGCTACATTGCCTCCAAGAGACCAGCCCAGCAATCGGTAAGGTCCCTCAGGCTGTACTGAGCGAATATGACGGATATAATCTGCGGTCATGTCCTCCAGCGTAGCTGGAAGATCCTCGTACTGGGCAATGCCGCGAGCCTGTAATCCATAGATCGGGTATTCCATACCCAGATGCTTCATCAATCCGGCATAACACCAGCTTAATCCTCCGGCAGGATGAACACAGAACAGCGGAAGGTGGGCTCCGTGAGTCCGGAGAGGCAGCAGCACTTGCAGCGAACCTGTTCCTGTATCCGAATCCATTTCAAGCCGTTCGGCCAGTCCGGCCACCGTTGCCGTTTCAAACAAAATGCCAATCCCCGGTTCCTTGCCCATGGCCTCCCGGATTCGGCTCATCAAACGAACAGCGAGCAGGGAATGTCCACCCAGGTCAAAGAACCCATCATCGATGCTGACACTTCGCAATCCCAGCACTTCGGCAAACAGATCACACAAAATCTGCTCTTGCGGATTACGCGGTGCCCGGCCACCGGAAGTCAGCTGCATTTCCGGTACAGGCAAAGCTTTGCGGTCCAGCTTGCCGTTGGCCGTAAGCGGGATAGCCTCCATGGTGACCACCGCTGATGGAACCATGTAATCAGGCAGACTCGCTGATGCATGACGACGAAGCATAGCCGATTCTGGTCCGGGTCCCATCTTCGAGTTTGGCACAATATACGCCACGAGGCGTTTATCTCCCGGCTGGTCTTCACGCACGATGACCGCAGCCTGTGCAACCTCTGAATGTCTGGCCAGCACCGCTTCGATCTCGCCAAGCTCGATGCGGAAACCGCGTATTTTCACCTGCTGATCCGCCCGGCCCAAGTAATCAAGCGACCCATCATGAAGTCTTTTCGCCAAATCTCCCGTCCGGTACATGCGTGTTCCTGCTGGACCGTATGGATCTGCGACGAAACGCTCTGCCGTAAGATCCGGTCTGCCCCAATACCCGCGGGCGAGGCCTGCTCCAGCCACATACATCTCACCTGTCACACCTGCAGGCACTGGCTGGAGATGATCATCAAGCACGTATACACGCAGATCCGGAATGGCACAGCCGATCCAGCTGCTTGCTCCTTCTGCGGCACTGCCTGCATGCAGTTCCTGATAGCTGACATGAACGGTGGTCTCCGTAATGCCATACATATTAATCAGTTTGGGTGCATCATCTGGATGGCGCTCATACCAACCCTCTAATCGTCCGAGCTCCAGTGCCTCTCCTCCAAAGATCACGTAGCGGAGTCCAAGCTTCTGTCCCCACTCGGGATGCTCCCGATCTGCCTGCATCAGCTGGTAGAATGCTGACGGCGTCTGATTTAACACCGTTACCTCTTGCTCGGCAAGCAGCTGCAGGAAGGCACCTGGCGAGCGCCTAATCTCATGCGGCACAACGACCAGCCGGCCCCCATGCAGCAGCGGTCCCCAGATCTCCCAGACCGAGAAGTCAAAGGCGTAAGAATGGAATAACGTCCATACATCACTCGCATTAAATTGGAACCAGTGCTGTGTAGCCTCAAATAACCGGATCACATTGGCATGGGGAATAACCACTCCCTTTGGTTTGCCTGTGGAACCCGAGGTATAGATCATATAAGCCGGACTGAGATGAGATACGCGTCCATTGCGTTCACCATCTGCGGGATTTCGTTCATCCTGAGCAGACAGCTGCTGAATGGTTTGAGGATCGTCCAGGTTTAACCGTTGTACGGATTCGGTCTGAGGCAGCAGGAACGCTACTTCCTCGTTGGTAATCATCACGCCCGGAGCTGCGTCTGTCAGCATATGCGTCAATCGATCCGAAGGATAATTCGGATCAAGCGGAAGATAGGCAGCCCCTGCTTTTAACACAGCCAAAATACCGACCACCATCTCAGTGGAACGTGGCAGTGCAAGAGCAACCATCTGCTCTGGGCCTACACCTTCTGCAATCAATAATCTTGCGAGCCTGTTGGCACTTGCATTGAGCTCTTGATAGTTAATGACCGTGTCTCCTAAGCTCAAGGCCGGTGCATCCGGGGTAGCCGCTGCCTGAATTTCAAAGCGTTCAACAATGGTCATTCCAGGTAAAGAAGCGTCATCCCCTGCGGCATAACACTGCTGCTCCAGGAGGGCACGTTCCGTGGGAGTTACCACGTTAAAGCAGCTAATGTGTTCATCCGTATGTTGGACCGCATCCTCCAGCACCTGGATCAATCGGACCACAAGCTCTGCTGCCGTTGATTCCCGGAAAAGATCCGTACTGTACTCCAGTACACCTTCAACTCCCGCTGGTAAACCATTGTGTTCACGCTGTTCCGTGAGCTCCACAGTCAGGTCGAATTTGGATGAACCCACGCCCTGCATACTCGTTTGGGATACCACACCTGGCAGATCCAGCTGAACGTCTGGTGTATTTTGCAGGACCAGCATCACCTGAAAGAGTGGATGCTTGGAGCGGGATCTGGACGGATTCAGCACTTCAACCAAACGCTCGAAAGGCAGATCCTGATGTTCGTAAGCATCCAAATCTACTTTCCGCACACGTGCCAGCAATTCACGGAACGTCGGATCTCCGGAAGTGTCTGTACGCAGCACAAGGGTATTGATGAACATGCCCACCACTTCGTCCAGTGCATCGTCGCTCCTGCCGGCAATCGGGGTCCCAATCGCAATATCCGTACCTGCTCCCATGCGTGTAAGCAGTACCGATAATACCGCATGCATAACCATGAAGAGACTGACCTTGTTCTCCCGGGCCACAGCCAAGAGCTGTTCATGCAGTTTCTGACTAATGGTAAAAGGGATCGTTCCGCCCCGGTAGCTGGAGACCACCGGACGTGGATAATCGGCTGGAAACGTTACTTGTTCCGGCAAGCCTTCCAGTTGACGGCTCCAGAACTCAAGCTGCCTTGCAATCAGGCTGTCCGGCTGCCCTTCGTCTCCAAGCAGTCGATCCTGCCACACCGCGTAATCGGCATATTGAACGCGCAGTGGTTCCCAGGAAGGCGCCGCCCCCTGAACACGTGCCCTATATGCTTGGGACAAGTCCCGCATCAAAGGCGACAGGGACCAACCATCTCCAGCTATATGATGAATCAGTACCAACAGAACATGCTCATCTGGACCAGATGTAAACAGCTCCGTACGGATGCCCGGCTCGCTTGAGAGCTCGAAGCTGTACCGGGAAGATTCGGTCAGAAGTTCCGCCAGCTCATCCTCTGTAGCGTATCTTACATGTAAGTTCACACGAAACTCTTCAGCATCCAGAATGGTCTGGTTTGCAGAACCAAGCTCTGGCGGATATAACGTTCTCAACGACTCATGGCGATCAACAATGTCTTGAACGGCGGCTTGAAGCGCAGGTATATCAAGTTTGCCGGTTAACCGCACCACAAGCGGAATATTGTACGTAGGACTCGGCCCTTCCAGACAATACAGGAACCAGAGCCGCCGCTGAGCAAAGGAGAGAGGAATCTCACCTTGACGTGCAGCAGGCTCTATTACTGGTCGAACTGAACCCACCTGATCCAATCTCTTGGCGAGGCCAGCTGCCGTTGGTGACTCGAATACGCTGCCAATGTTCAGCTCTGTTCCAAACACATCCCGAATCCGGGCTGTGATACGGCCTGCAAGCAGGGAATGACCACCAAGTTCGAAGAAATCATCATCGATCCCTACACGAGCGACACCCAGAATCTCAGCGAATAAACTGCACAGCATCTCCTCCTGAGGGGTCCTGGCCTCACGTCCGCTGGCATGGGACAATATTGAAGGGACAGGCAGCTGCTTGCGATCGATTTTTTTATTGGGAGTCAGCGGCATTTCGTCAAGGTTCATGAAGGCAGCTGGCACCATGTAATCCGGCAGTTCATCCGCCACATGTGCCCGAAGCAGCGACAGATCCAGACCTGAAGAGTATTCAGTGGTTGCAACCACATATGCGGCCAGACGCGGATTCCCAGGTTGGTCCTCGCGTGCCATAACCGTAACCTGGGCTATGCCCGGATATCTGGAAATGACGGATTCAATCTCACCCAATTCGATACGGAATCCTCTGATTTTGATCTGGTGGTCTGCCCGGCCCAAATAGTCAATAGACCCGTCAGGCAGCCACTTCGCCAAGTCTCCTGTACGATACATGCGGCTGCCTGCTTGTCCGAAGGGATTCGCAACAAACCGCTCGGCGGTCAGGTCAGGTCTTCCCAGATAGCCTCTTGCCAGCCCATCTCCCGCAATATATAATTCTCCGACAACACCCGGAGGGACTGGATTCAGACTCCCATCCAGCACGTAAAGCTGCGTGTTTCGAACCGGTCCGCCAATAGAGGGCTTACCCGTTGATTCAGCCACCATGGCAGCAGCCGTTGAATAAATCGTGGTCTCCGTCGGTCCATACTGGTTATGAACGTGACATCCCATCGCCTGCAAGGAAAGCTTCAGTTCCTCAGAGAGGGCT contains:
- a CDS encoding sodium-dependent transporter: MNFSKSNLEQDNTGKGERFSRAGFILAAIGSSVGLGNMWKFPYITGENGGAAFFLLFIVCLLLIGLPVLLAELAIGRSGRGSAATAFIKAGGHKGWLAAGLLQVLTPFIILSFYVIIAGWTLQYAVTSFSGTLFDNPDYAGQFGSFVGGYLPIMWQLISVLITGWIVAKGVSNGIEKFNKVLIPAMLVLLIILMIRAVTLPGAGAGVSFFLNPDFSQLTTESALVALGHAFFSLSLGMGILVTYGSYVDKNQSLGAATVAVGAGDLIYAFIAGLIIFPTTFSFGIAPDQGPSLIFIALPAAFSAMPLGFLFGGLFFILLAIAALTSAVSLLEVPVKYFMERLSWSRNRAVWVVSLAVFIVGLPSVLSLGLLPEWTIGSKSVFDWMDFVASNILLPIGGLLVTIFAGYFWKKAAEASGLNAGWFRIWLFMLRYVAPILVVLVLLHTSGIIHF
- the greA gene encoding transcription elongation factor GreA, producing the protein MANDEVILTQEGLEKLEDELRELKTVKRKELAERLKLAISYGDLKENSEYHSAKDDQAFMETRILILEKMLTKARVISSDNIDSNKVSIGSIVLLNDIEFAEKIEYQLVGPAEADVANNKISYESPLGKEIMGKEVGSVIHVNAPMGVIKYELLEIRSN
- a CDS encoding arylamine N-acetyltransferase family protein; translation: MNTMTDSELKSYLKRIHIDDIKPPTLEFLSELHRAHVQYLSWQTIDIFTGRPEAIDLANSVQLVLQGRSGYCFHLNGAFSVLLRSLGYEVQWHRAGVQPHGEQPRVNSFHLGLSVLLPEAGPETERWLVDVGLGGMPFEPLPLRYEVYGETPFTYNLTSSSVASEGWRLEYEPHGPSEGVDYAPEVLHTLDEFIPKHHFYSQSAESPWHQVFLLRQRDAAASNELRGCMLRTHTAEGIHKTEIQSYTDWRELLDGVFHEPLVRYSEPERVEMWERIRAGHEEWKRTQQL
- a CDS encoding 4'-phosphopantetheinyl transferase family protein, whose product is MMINIQVLRIPEEIPNKFWNSLLSLVSAERRQQAARFVHQADAYRSVLGEALARVTLGKWTGARPGELVFIRNTYGKPSLISHPELPFNVSHSGDWVAVISGGHAPLGVDVEKISTIDMKIAERFFSPLESRMLAAEPAEQQLETFYRLWTLKESYIKAIGMGLSMPLDSFSMLRGMDGLWYCPEAPTYQFFSQRLDEGYMLAATGSAAMELPTQPDVITIEELYSSLL
- a CDS encoding MbtH family protein, with amino-acid sequence MSNPFEQEDSNYLVLMNEEGQYSLWPATIPIPAGWTQMLGKAKRRVCLDYIAEQWTDLKPLSLCDETGMPGVVQEAGG
- a CDS encoding amino acid adenylation domain-containing protein; amino-acid sequence: MSQRRNGTWPMSAAQSGIWYAHQLNPDNPMYNTGEYVVIHGNVDVQQFEQSVRQTVEEAETLNMVYGENEHGPYQTLSQKGDHWTFHVLDVRGEQDPHAAAMAWMHRDLASPVNLAAGPVFTEALFQVSEGSYYWYQRVHHIAIDGYGVSLITRRVASLYTARVKGGSGESVMEARAFGPLSSVIQEDEAYHESAAREQDRTFWLERYADEPDVVSLGEKASRTADHFLRQRFELAPSDRDRLQDAADRYGVTWPDLVIAAAAIYVHRITGTRDVILALPVMCRLGSAALRVPGMVMNVLPLRLKVESNMRISALAEQIVGEIRAVRKHQRYRHQDLRRDLKLLGENRRLFGPMINVMPFHHELNFAGQLGMIHNLSTGPVDDLSIHVVDQGHGHGLRIDFDANPSVYSESDLLSHRLRYMQLLNAMMQEGIEEQYVGQMEVLLPEERDQVLNGWNQTQHRAAEGNSAAMFEQQVRRTPSAMAATFEAESLTYAELNERSNRLAHELIQHYKVGPEQIVAIAMPRSLEVVVAILAVHKTGAAYLPLDPDYPEERLTYMLEDARPACLITVKHNLSHLQHMSDVPMLALDEPKVAARIARQSGSNPEPEDLTKAASQLNPSYIIYTSGSTGKPKGVAVTHLGLSNLLEDMKLRLKVGRQDRWLSVTTIAFDISVLEVFLPLTTGARLDIARKETILDPVTLAAQMRRQGTTIMQATPTLWQSLVTSKPGTFDGLTVITGGEALSEELKLSLQAMGCHVHNQYGPTETTIYSTAAAMVAESTGKPSIGGPVRNTQLYVLDGSLNPVPPGVVGELYIAGDGLARGYLGRPDLTAERFVANPFGQAGSRMYRTGDLAKWLPDGSIDYLGRADHQIKIRGFRIELGEIESVISRYPGIAQVTVMAREDQPGNPRLAAYVVATTEYSSGLDLSLLRAHVADELPDYMVPAAFMNLDEMPLTPNKKIDRKQLPVPSILSHASGREARTPQEEMLCSLFAEILGVARVGIDDDFFELGGHSLLAGRITARIRDVFGTELNIGSVFESPTAAGLAKRLDQVGSVRPVIEPAARQGEIPLSFAQRRLWFLYCLEGPSPTYNIPLVVRLTGKLDIPALQAAVQDIVDRHESLRTLYPPELGSANQTILDAEEFRVNLHVRYATEDELAELLTESSRYSFELSSEPGIRTELFTSGPDEHVLLVLIHHIAGDGWSLSPLMRDLSQAYRARVQGAAPSWEPLRVQYADYAVWQDRLLGDEGQPDSLIARQLEFWSRQLEGLPEQVTFPADYPRPVVSSYRGGTIPFTISQKLHEQLLAVARENKVSLFMVMHAVLSVLLTRMGAGTDIAIGTPIAGRSDDALDEVVGMFINTLVLRTDTSGDPTFRELLARVRKVDLDAYEHQDLPFERLVEVLNPSRSRSKHPLFQVMLVLQNTPDVQLDLPGVVSQTSMQGVGSSKFDLTVELTEQREHNGLPAGVEGVLEYSTDLFRESTAAELVVRLIQVLEDAVQHTDEHISCFNVVTPTERALLEQQCYAAGDDASLPGMTIVERFEIQAAATPDAPALSLGDTVINYQELNASANRLARLLIAEGVGPEQMVALALPRSTEMVVGILAVLKAGAAYLPLDPNYPSDRLTHMLTDAAPGVMITNEEVAFLLPQTESVQRLNLDDPQTIQQLSAQDERNPADGERNGRVSHLSPAYMIYTSGSTGKPKGVVIPHANVIRLFEATQHWFQFNASDVWTLFHSYAFDFSVWEIWGPLLHGGRLVVVPHEIRRSPGAFLQLLAEQEVTVLNQTPSAFYQLMQADREHPEWGQKLGLRYVIFGGEALELGRLEGWYERHPDDAPKLINMYGITETTVHVSYQELHAGSAAEGASSWIGCAIPDLRVYVLDDHLQPVPAGVTGEMYVAGAGLARGYWGRPDLTAERFVADPYGPAGTRMYRTGDLAKRLHDGSLDYLGRADQQVKIRGFRIELGEIEAVLARHSEVAQAAVIVREDQPGDKRLVAYIVPNSKMGPGPESAMLRRHASASLPDYMVPSAVVTMEAIPLTANGKLDRKALPVPEMQLTSGGRAPRNPQEQILCDLFAEVLGLRSVSIDDGFFDLGGHSLLAVRLMSRIREAMGKEPGIGILFETATVAGLAERLEMDSDTGTGSLQVLLPLRTHGAHLPLFCVHPAGGLSWCYAGLMKHLGMEYPIYGLQARGIAQYEDLPATLEDMTADYIRHIRSVQPEGPYRLLGWSLGGNVAQAMAVQLQSEGEEVEFLAMLDAYPSHYLPIRGEPDEEEALTALLALGGYDPDSIGEGPLDMAAAMRILRSEGSALATLDEETIMKLRKTYENSVQILEAYTPSRFEGDLIFFRSTVIPDWFDPIEPEMWNAYIGGQMERHDIACRHKDLCQPGPLAEICRTLMAKLEILNQRQVHLK